A region from the Arvicola amphibius chromosome 12, mArvAmp1.2, whole genome shotgun sequence genome encodes:
- the Rras gene encoding ras-related protein R-Ras, producing the protein MSSGAASGTGRGRPRGGGPGPRDPPPGETHKLVVVGGGGVGKSALTIQFIQSYFVSDYDPTIEDSYTKICSVDGIPARLDILDTAGQEEFGAMREQYMRAGNGFLLVFAINDRQSFNEVGKLFTQILRVKDRDDFPIVLVGNKADLETQRQVLRSEASTFSAARHMAYFEASAKLRLNVDEAFEQLVRSVRKYQEQELPPSPPTAPRKKGGGCPCVLL; encoded by the exons ATGAGCAGCGGGGCGGCGTCCGGGACTGGGCGGGGGCGGCCCCGGGGCGGGGGGCCGGGACCCAGGGACCCCCCGCCCGGCGAGACTCACAAGCTGGTGGTCGTGGGCGGCGGCGGCGTGGGCAAGAGCGCGCTGACCATCCAGTTCATCCAG TCCTACTTTGTCTCTGACTACGACCCCACCATTGAGGACTCCTACACAAAGATCTGCTCTGTGGATGGCATCCCCGCGAGGCTGGACA TCTTGGACACTGCAGGTCAAGAGGAATTTGGTGCCATGCGGGAGCAGTACATGCGAGCTGGCAACGGCTTCCTGCTGGTGTTTGCAATCAATGACCGTCAGAG TTTCAATGAGGTAGGCAAGCTCTTCACTCAGATCCTTAGAGTCAAGGACCGCGACGATTTCCCCATCGTGCTGGTTGGGAACAAAGCAGATTTGGAGACACAGCGCCAG GTCCTCCGATCCGAAGCGTCCACTTTCAGCGCTGCCCGCCACATGGCTTACTTTGAGGCCTCAGCCAAATTGCGTCTGAATGTCGACGAGGCATTTGAGCAGCTGGTCCGGAGTGTCCG GAAATACCAGGAGCAAGAACTCCCTCCTAGCCCACCTACTGCTCCCAGGAAGAAGGGTGGGGGCTGCCCTTGCGTCCTGCTGTAG